In the Tindallia magadiensis genome, ATGAGTTAAAAGGCAGTATTAAGCTGGTTTTTCAGCCTAACGAAGAAAATGCCGGCGCGTTACCAATGATCAATGAAGGTGTTTTGGAGAATCCTAAAGTGGATGCGGTGGTAGGTGTTCATATCTGGACGCCGCTGCCATCCGGAACCATTGGATTGTCAGCTGGTGGCGTTATGTCAGGACTGGATATATTCAAGATTTTAGTAAGAGGGTACGGAGGGCATTCGGGTTATCCGGAAACGGCTATCGATCCGATCATTGCGGCCTCGGATATTGTTCTCTCAGCTCAGCGGGTACAGACCCGGGAAATCAGTTGCATGAAACCTACCACCATGTCTTTTGGAAAAATTGAAGGTGGAACAAAAGCCAACATCATTCCAGATTATGTGAGCCTAGAAGGTTCCATTCGGACATTATATGATGATGGTGACGATAAAGCGGTTCTAAGATTAAAAAGAATTGCGGAAAAAGTAGCTGAGGCTCATCACTGTGAATGCCAGATGGAATGGTTTCGGGAAAACATTGCTTTAATTAACGATGAAAACATGGTTAAGGTGATGATGTCTGCTGCTAGAGAAGTTGCAGGAAATGATGAAAGAGTCGTTCCTCATTCAAATATGGCAAGTGAAGATTTTTCAGAGTTTGCCGCTCTTGTTCCTGGGGTATTCATATTCTTGGGGACGGGGAACGAAGCAAAGGAAACCCATTACCCACATCACAATCCCAGGTTTAACATCGATGAAGATGTGATGCCTTTGGGTGTGGAGTTGTTCGTCAAAGGTGCTCTCTCTTACTTCAAGCAGCAGGAAGCGATTAGTAAAAGAGAAGAAGCAGAGGGTGCATCTGAGAATGACTGATAATTTGGAAGAATGCGAATCGGGAGAAGATTTCAGAAATGAAAAAAGAGGAGGAGAAAGAATGAAGAAAAAGAATGGAAAAATGAAATGGCTGGCATTAGCACTTAGTGTTGTACTGCTAAGCACCTTAGGACTGGCTGGTTGCGGCGGCGGTGACCCGGCGCCTGCAGATGAACCAGAAGAAGCGGCTGTTGAAAGAACAGGAGAAGAAAGCCTGGGAGAACTAATGGATGCTCCTCTGCAGCCAAGGCTGGCTTCCGAGGAAATTGAAGGCGATTTTATGACCGTATGGGCTGAATATTATGCAGATCATATGAGAGAAGTTACTGATGGTATGTACGATCTAACAGTTTATCCTTTTGGTACTCTGGGAGATACTCGTGACATCAATGAACTGGCACAGCTGGGTGTTGTTGAATATGTATTTTCCGATTATGCATGGATCAGTGCTTTTGTACCGGAAGCTCAGGTTCTGACACTACACTATCTATGGCCACCGGAGCATATGCCGGAAACCTTGGATTGGGTAGTTCGAAATGGTGATTTTATGGATGTATTGGAAGAAGCCTTCCGTCGAAATGGGTTGGTTCCGCTAGGCGTTCTTTATGAAGGCTGGCAAACGATTAGTTCCAACAATCCAATCGAAACCGTTGATGACATGCAAGGTTTTAAGGTTCGCGTTATGGGATCAGCGATGCTGGTAGAAAATTATCTGGCCTATGGTGCAGATCCGACACCACTAGCTTATGGAGAGATCTATGGCGGATTACAAACAAATCTGATTGATGGACAGATTAACCCTATTTTCGCCATTAGAAGCATGAATTTCTACGAAGTACAAAACTATTTAACAGACATTTTTGCAGAGCCTTTCACGGGGATACCAACGGTGAATATGCAGTACTTTGATTCTCTGCCGCCAGAAGTACAGGAAGAAATGAGAAACTACTGGACAGATGCTATCCTTCCTTCTGCAGAATGGATTGACGCAAGACATGAAGAAGACCTGGCTTACATGTTGGAAGCAAGACCTGAGATGGAATACCACCAGGTTACCGGTGACGATTTAGAGGGATTCAAAGAGGCTTCCTTGCCGGTATACGATAAGTTTCTTGAAATCGGAGGACCTCAGGCAGAAGAGATTTTGGAAACCTTGTTAAATGATATTGAAAATGCAAAAGAAGCATTAGGAATTGAAGACTAATCAGACAGAGTCAAAATGATTTTTTCTCTGCGGTGCTTTTAAAGCACCGCAGAGATTTAAGGAAGGAGCGTTGGTATGGAAGCCAATCAAAAGACAGGCTCATCTACTATTCTCCAAAAACTTGGGAAAAGTGTCGAGTACTTTGAGGTGGTTGTCTTATCTGTCTCAGTATTCGCCCTGGCAACTTTGGTAATCGTGAATGTTTTTGCCCGAACTTTTTACAGAAGTATCTATTTTGCCGAAGAAATAGCGGAGCTGTTAACCATTCTTATTACCTTTGCAGGGGTTAGTTACGCTGTTCGTAAAGCAAGGCATATTCGAATGGGTGCTTTTTTTGATGCAGCACCACCTAAACTGCAAAAAGCCATGATTTTTATTATATGTGCGGTTAGTGGATTGGTAATGTTTCTGATGGCCTATTATTCTTATGGATATATGTCCCAGGCTAGAAACATGAGCCATGTAACGCCTGCATTAAGATTACCTTATTGGACCTTTGTAGCGATTATTCCTCTCGGTTTTTTTTCTGCCGGAATACAGTATATGCGGACAATTATTAAAAACATTAAAGAGGAAGCTGTATGGCTTTCTCCGGAGCAGCAGGGAGAGTACGAAGCAGAAGAATTACAGCAAATGGCAGAAGAGTATCAAGCTGTTGGAGAAGAGCTTAAGAAGGAAACCATGGACAATGTGGATGAAACAAGTGAAGAAGACGGAGAAAAGAAACCCTAAAAGAGAGGTGGTTTTATGCCATTACTAGTTGCGAGTATGATTTTTAAGCTTTTATTTGGGTTTCCTTTCATGGTAGTTTTGTTAGGATCCCTCATTCTTTATATTCTAGTATATATGCCAGGCTTCAATATGAATGTTATTGTTCAGCAGGTGGTTACGGGAATTATTCCACCTTCTTTAGTGGCCGTACCGATGTTTATACTGGCGGCGAATATTATTACCGCTGGACAAGCAGCCAGAAGGCTTATCAGAATGGTAAAAGCCTTTTTAGGCCATATTCCCGGGGGTTTAGCCATTACGACCAACGCCGCTTGTACCCTTTTTGGTGCTGTTTCTGGTTCTACGCAGGCGACGGTTGCGGCAATTGGAGGAACCATGCGGCCTATGCTGCTGGAAGCTGGATATTCCAGTCCTTTCACCTTAGCGTTGATTATTAATTCCAGTGATATTGCTTTTTTGATACCGCCCAGTATCGGGTTTATTGTTTATGGAGTAGTTACTGGAACTTCGGTTGGAAAGTTATTCCTGGCTGGTGTAGGACCAGGATTACTGATATTCGTATTATTTTCTATTTATGCCTTTATCTATTCTAAGAAAAATGGTATTGCGGGAGCGCCGAAAGCTGACTGGCAAGAACGAAAAGATGCGGTTAAAAGCGGGATTTTGGTTATGGGCTTTCCGCTTATTATCATCGGAGGTATTTATGGTGGGATATTTAGTCCGACGGAAGCGGCGGCGGCTTCTGTAGCCTATGCTATCTTTCTGGAAGGATTTATTTACAAAACCGTTACCTTTAACGCAATGATTGATCATTTTTTACAAACCGGCGTTATTACCGGAGTAGTATTTGTTCTGGTAGGAGCAGGGAATGCTTTTTCTTGGTTACTGAGCTTTCTTAGGATTCCACAAACCTACCTGCCGGCGGTATTTGGCGATGATCCTAGCCAACTGTATGTTGTATTTGTGGTAGTTGCTGCTTATTTTATTGCCTGCATGTTTGTGGATCCCATTGTAGCCATTTATGTATTGAGTCCTGTGTTTGCGCCCTATGTTCTTCAAACTGGGATTGATCCGGTGCTTCTGGGAGTTCTGGTAGTGTTACAAGCAGCTATTGGATCGGCAACTCCGCCTTTTGGGTGTGATATTTTTACGGCACAGTTAATCTTTAGAAGACCGTACTTAGAAATCATCAGTCATACACCGCCTTTTGTTTTTATTTTACTGCTTGTGACTGTATTGTTGGTATTTTTCCCTCAGATTGCGTTGTTCCTGCCTAATACAGCCTTGATTTAAGAGGCAGGCTGGGGAAAAATCCTTGTTAGAAAAAGGAAAAAACACCGGAAAGAGAGGGGGGGAGGCAATGATCTACCATGTTAAACCGGGTCAAGTCAGCTATGGAGAAGCGATAGGCATTATACTGCTCGATAGCGAAGCCCCCTTTATCCCTGGTGATGTCGCCAATGCCACCACCTATGATTTTCCTGTCCGATTCAGAAGAGTTCCGGGACTGACGGTTGAACGAATACTAAAACATGATATGACGGCATTAAAAGATGTGATGATGGCAGGGGAAGAACTAAAGAAAGAAGGCGTCCGGGCAATTACTTCTGATTGCGGGTTTATGATCCTTTATCAGGACTATCTGGCACGTGAATTGGGAATTCCTGTATTTCTTTCCAGTCTTCTTCAGTTGCCCTTCATTCAGAATATCTTGCCGGAGTTAACGAAAATTGGAATTTTGACAGTGAACTCAGAGTCCTTGACAGGAACCATATTGAAAAAAGCTGGTGTACAAAAAACAGACGGGCTTGCTATAGCGGGTTTACAGGAAAAACCCTTTTTTTCTGATGCCTTTATAAAGGAAACTGGAAGGCTGAATTATCCGGAAGTAGAGAAGGAAGTAGTGGAATCGGCGAAAGCATTACAGCGGGATTATTTGGACGTAAAAGCGATTCTGTTGGAATGCAGTGTACTTCCGCCTTATGGAGCGGCTGTGCAGGAAGCCACCGGGTTACCGGTTTTCGATTTTGTGACAATGATCCGATATATGTACCATGCTGTTGTGAAAGAAAGGCGGAATGGCTACATGTAAAGAAGGCAATTACGAGGTGAGAATTAAGAATAGCGAAAAGCAAATGATTGATAGAGAAGCCTGATACTATGGTGTATACATTTTGCTTATCAATTCATAATCATCATCTAACATTAATAATTCATCATTCTTAAAGAGGAGGGAATGTAGATGCAGATGTTTAGTCGTGAAGAATATCTGGAGAGGGTTCGAAAAACGCAGGAAAAAATGAATGAATGGGGTATTGAACTCTTATTTATCTCTCAACCGGCCAATATGAATT is a window encoding:
- a CDS encoding M20 metallopeptidase family protein, translated to MDPIKNQVNDLKEELIALRRDFHEYPELGYQEHRTAQIVEEYLQELGIETFRMTQTGVTGMIKGKTEGPVLMLRADLDALPVQEENKVPYASKNPGVMHACGHDAHTAMLMVAAKVLVGIRDELKGSIKLVFQPNEENAGALPMINEGVLENPKVDAVVGVHIWTPLPSGTIGLSAGGVMSGLDIFKILVRGYGGHSGYPETAIDPIIAASDIVLSAQRVQTREISCMKPTTMSFGKIEGGTKANIIPDYVSLEGSIRTLYDDGDDKAVLRLKRIAEKVAEAHHCECQMEWFRENIALINDENMVKVMMSAAREVAGNDERVVPHSNMASEDFSEFAALVPGVFIFLGTGNEAKETHYPHHNPRFNIDEDVMPLGVELFVKGALSYFKQQEAISKREEAEGASEND
- the dctP gene encoding TRAP transporter substrate-binding protein DctP yields the protein MKKKNGKMKWLALALSVVLLSTLGLAGCGGGDPAPADEPEEAAVERTGEESLGELMDAPLQPRLASEEIEGDFMTVWAEYYADHMREVTDGMYDLTVYPFGTLGDTRDINELAQLGVVEYVFSDYAWISAFVPEAQVLTLHYLWPPEHMPETLDWVVRNGDFMDVLEEAFRRNGLVPLGVLYEGWQTISSNNPIETVDDMQGFKVRVMGSAMLVENYLAYGADPTPLAYGEIYGGLQTNLIDGQINPIFAIRSMNFYEVQNYLTDIFAEPFTGIPTVNMQYFDSLPPEVQEEMRNYWTDAILPSAEWIDARHEEDLAYMLEARPEMEYHQVTGDDLEGFKEASLPVYDKFLEIGGPQAEEILETLLNDIENAKEALGIED
- a CDS encoding TRAP transporter small permease, coding for MEANQKTGSSTILQKLGKSVEYFEVVVLSVSVFALATLVIVNVFARTFYRSIYFAEEIAELLTILITFAGVSYAVRKARHIRMGAFFDAAPPKLQKAMIFIICAVSGLVMFLMAYYSYGYMSQARNMSHVTPALRLPYWTFVAIIPLGFFSAGIQYMRTIIKNIKEEAVWLSPEQQGEYEAEELQQMAEEYQAVGEELKKETMDNVDETSEEDGEKKP
- a CDS encoding TRAP transporter large permease, yielding MPLLVASMIFKLLFGFPFMVVLLGSLILYILVYMPGFNMNVIVQQVVTGIIPPSLVAVPMFILAANIITAGQAARRLIRMVKAFLGHIPGGLAITTNAACTLFGAVSGSTQATVAAIGGTMRPMLLEAGYSSPFTLALIINSSDIAFLIPPSIGFIVYGVVTGTSVGKLFLAGVGPGLLIFVLFSIYAFIYSKKNGIAGAPKADWQERKDAVKSGILVMGFPLIIIGGIYGGIFSPTEAAAASVAYAIFLEGFIYKTVTFNAMIDHFLQTGVITGVVFVLVGAGNAFSWLLSFLRIPQTYLPAVFGDDPSQLYVVFVVVAAYFIACMFVDPIVAIYVLSPVFAPYVLQTGIDPVLLGVLVVLQAAIGSATPPFGCDIFTAQLIFRRPYLEIISHTPPFVFILLLVTVLLVFFPQIALFLPNTALI
- a CDS encoding aspartate/glutamate racemase family protein codes for the protein MIYHVKPGQVSYGEAIGIILLDSEAPFIPGDVANATTYDFPVRFRRVPGLTVERILKHDMTALKDVMMAGEELKKEGVRAITSDCGFMILYQDYLARELGIPVFLSSLLQLPFIQNILPELTKIGILTVNSESLTGTILKKAGVQKTDGLAIAGLQEKPFFSDAFIKETGRLNYPEVEKEVVESAKALQRDYLDVKAILLECSVLPPYGAAVQEATGLPVFDFVTMIRYMYHAVVKERRNGYM